CGGTCACTGTCCCGATCGTGTCCACGGGCATTTAAGGGTTTGGATTTGGGCGCCCGGATGTAAATGCTCTAAGCCATATTGTGATCTGTGTATAGTGGCTGCCTACCCCTGACTAGCTAGCAGTGCTTGTAGCTAATTTTTCCCCTAAAAAAACTTGTAACTAATTTTTTCTGAATAAAGATGCATGCGTTGCTCTCCCCTTTTAGGCTTTTTTGCCATGCCTTGTATGCATGCATGTTGCGCTTTCGGTCTGCGTGTTTCTTTTTCCGCAGGAAATTTGGATGCACGAGCATCTCTGCATGGGAAAGGAGCGGGTTTGATGAACCGCCGCAGGCCAAGACCAGCATGCGGCGCCGCTCTGTAACCAAAGGGCAGCCCAGGCATGTACAACAGctgtgatttccataaatgtggaGGGTTTTTTGCAAAAACGCTAGACTAGGCGGCTGTGCCACAAAACTGCCAGCGAGGCGCCATTTGTCCGCTCCTGATTTGCTATGGACTAAATCATCCCATGTATTTCGAGTTTATGAATGAGCTGATCACCTTTTGCAATTTTgtggactaaatcatcacatccaATATTctctccgtttcaaattactcgtcgcagaaatggatgtatctagaactaaaatacatttagatacatccatacctgcgataagtaattcggaacggatgGAGTACAAGTTCGTGGGTCTCTCTTGCCTAGCGGAAGCCGATCTCGTTGCTATGTTTTTTTTTCCCATTTCTTCCGTGGAAACTGAATTACAAAACAATCCTCGTAAAACAAGCGAAATGTTACTCTGAGAAAACCCAAAGCCCTTGCTAACCTCGTCGTCCTCCAAGCCGGCCGAAAATCTGCCTGAATCCGCGCCGCTCCCTCCGGCCCACCACCGCGCTCCAGGTCGTCGCGGCTCCAATGGTGACCAGGTGGAGCCAGAAGAGCCCCGGCCTCAAGATCCTGTGGATCTGGACACTGGGCACCGCCGCGAGTAAGCCGCCccatcccctcccctcctccccgtaTCCCTAGTCGTGcaatccaccgccgccgccggcgctgatttcgCTGATTTCGCGCGCAGTCATGATCACCAACGTCGTCCGGACGCGCGTCAACGATATGCAGATGATCCTCCGGGAGGAAGACGAAGCCGCCGGTTCtggcggaggcggtggcggcacGGGCGGCGGATCCTCCGGCGAGCGCGTCATGAGGGACGACGAGTTGAATTGATCAGGTACGGGAGCCCACCTGCGCCCCACTGACTGAATTGTGTGATGAGCAGTTTTACAGTAGCTAAGATTATCGATTTAAGAATCACATCATGTGAAATGCTGTTTTTTTTTTCTCGAGTGCATTTCAACAAAGGTTAAAAGTCGATTCGGTGATCGAATTAGGTCCCAGCACGGAGCTGCATACTCCCAATGTGTTCATATTCACCGTGACCGTGCTTATCTTGTTATAAACAGTTGTACTAGCTAGTTTATAAACACGCACTGTGCTATAATTCAGAGATATCCCCTGGCCCCTGTGTACAATTTACAAACCAGgtccatttcaagtttctgatacaTCCGGTCGACGTAATCCAGAGTACATTCTCCTCTTTGGCCACTTAAGTATAAACATGGCCGTCAACATCCAAGAAGCGCCTTCTGTGTATTCCTTCACGGTAGCAATCATGAGTCTCAGGCTGCAATTTTAGCTAGGTTTTGAGCCTTCCAAGTTCCAGCTGCGTAATTGTAAGGATCTGTTTCTGGTGTTCTGAAAGTATGAGATGACACTTTAACAGCCCAAGTTGACGGCATCTTAAGTCCACCACACAGGATTGATGCTAATGGAGTAACGAGGACATAATTCTTTCATCCATGAATCTGCACTGATATCTTTGTGAAATACGAACCATTGCTCGAGTCATGTGGCTTACAAGGTTAGACCAAGCGTTGCCATTTGTCATAAAAGCTATCTACTATCTAGCCTAGAGCAATCTAGTGCAGATGGTTTCAAGCTGGCATTGATCCCGATTACTGAACATAGACTATTCGTGCTTCAAGTTGTATCACGCTAGTGGAAGCAACCCTCAAATCTTCTGGGCTATCAACTTGGCTTCAAAGCATACACTCCAAGAGCCACCCAGAACAGAAAAGAGCTCCCCTCCACTAGTGATTATCAATCGGTTAACTTGTTGTGATGTAGAAATTAGGAAATGAACACAGGGTTTATAGGGAGTTTGTCAGTGATGTTTGTTTTAGTTAAGAGTGAGTGAAGAGAAGGATGCAAGTAGACAGAAGAGAGTTTCTCCTGCTTTATAATGGACATTCTGTTACGCCTGGCCCACAACCAGTGGTCTCATACTCTTATTCATGCCCAGAGTAGCGATACAAAGATTGTACTTGATATAGTGCTTTTTTAAAAAAAGGTAATGATTGCATGTCACTACAAAAAAGATGTGGAACACAAGTATATGACATTGCACTTATTTTATATATAGTCTAATTGTCTAGATTAAATGATGTAGGAAGTCTAGAGATCAAATGATGTAGATCTGAATTTCACTCAGACTTCAGACATTATGCTAGATGCAACCATAGTGAATTACTTACCAGTACCTTCAACTACCCATACCGTCTGTATTTACAAGGAATACAAAGTTACAAACATAAAATGGGCATAACACCAGCTAATCGACTCCTTAGCTCCCATATATCTTTTACCTTTTTATAACTTTCTTCCTGTTACAGTGAGCATGTTCATACTCCATATGTGCACCAGAACTTTCTTTTTCCTAGTGCACCTATTGTTTCATACAGCATTAAAATTTATGCAGTCTGTGAATTTTAAACCTTATCCATCTTGCTCTAAACTTCTTGCATCTGGTCCTCTTCACTTTGAATCTAAACCATGTCCAGCTTGCTCTGAACCTTATTCATTGGCTTATGCCATCTGGTCCTCTTCACTTTGGTCTCAGTAGAGTTCAGTAGTCATGCCTCAGCAGATGTTAACCCAATCTGTATGCTTATCACTTAATGAAATGATACATCTGCTGGGCAGCAGTTACTGCAAACTGATTTCCTACTTAGCATCATAGCTGTTATAGCGATCTGTGTTTTTCCTCAATCGTTCCTTGTACAAAAGATACATTCGTACAATCAGCTGTGCTAGAGTTGATCGTGCTAAACGATGGGATTGGTGGCAGCTGCAAAAGGAAAATAGAGCAATGACACGACTGATGGCAAAACGATGGTAGTAATTTTAAGTGGAAATACCCAGCACAGGGATAGAGCTACGGTTCTTCTGATCAACCGAAGTATCTCTTACACTACTTTTTTTTTAATGTATGCAGCATGCTAAGCAAAGTCCCTTTCTTGCACTAGTACTTTTTCTAATCTATGCAGCATCCTAACTGAAGCCCCTTTCTTGCAGCGAGTGAAGAAGAGTTTGCTTGAGCTTGAGCGACTCTACATGGCAAAGTTTGCCGAAGCCCACGTTTCGCCAGCCAAGACTAAACGGTTCATCGTTTGATGTCTCCAGAAACTTTTTTCTAGGGCATTTTTATTGGTAAAGCAGTGAGGTATGTACCTGCGTGGGGCATGAAACTGTGGAATTGCTTGGTTCCAAATACTGCTGCCTCATGTACCTGTGTGTTGCTTAGAAATGAACCTGTAACTTTACATGGTGAAGTTCTTTATGGTAAGAAAGAGTGCCAGATGTTTCTGGACCCTTTTTCAGTGGAACTGGTCACCACTTGGCATTGCCAATCTGTTTCCGTGTGTGGTGCGGCTGGTGATGGACAGGGCGTGGCTGTGCTGGGCTGCCATGGTTTTTCTTCTTCTGAATTGAGGAGCTCTAAAACTAGACAACACTCAAAACAAATCCGCATCAGTTTTTTAAAATGCAACATAATTTCATGACAACACTCAAAACAGCTTCCACAGATTTTGGATACCACCAACTGTGCCATTCACCACTTATACCACTGATGCAGCTTCAAGTGAAAATAAAAGTAAATTTTAATTTCACTTTTTTTTCCAGCCTTTTCACCCATCACCTTAACACTTGCTGGAGCACAAAACATGCGTAACATACCTTTCTTTTTTTTGCATCTTATAAAGAGTACAGCCTGAAAGCAATGGAAACGTCATCCTGGGAAGTAGAAGAGAAATGATAACCCAAGGGGACACACCACCTACAAACTTCTTTGTGATTTCCCCGTCATTCTCATGCTTCATTGCCTCCTGTGAGTTGCAAAGCACAACAGAATGAAACAAAAAGGGAAACTACACTTGTCCACCTAGCTCATTCATCCCACCTTCAAAATCGTTCTATGTCCATTTTTATTGGCAGCAAGCTGCTTCCTAATATTGTTCTTGGCTTCATCTTCCCCGCGATTTGCTTCCAGCAAATAACGGCAGTCGTATTTCCTTGATGCTTGGGAGGAATCCCAGACAAGAAAAGCCGGTTGTAGAACTCACAAGTTCCAGCCTCAGCATCTCAAGTCTCGGGGATCGATGTTAGCTCAAGCTCCCAGGATTCGATTCCCATGCGCATGTAATAAAGCTCGAGTACCACGAGGCTTCCGAATAGGCCGCTTTGGAAAGTGAGAGGCCCTTCAATCTGCAGCGACATACATCCTCCAGAAGCAGAATGGATAGGTTCAGTAGGCTCGCGATGACCTCCAGAAGCAAAACTTCCCCTTGCGAGGTACCCCAGTGTTTGCATGGTTTTCAGTTTCCCAATCCCTATTGGCACCCTCAGAGCAAAAGGTTCTACGGCGTCCATCAGCGTTTGCATGGTTCTATGGTTTTCAGTTCCCCAATCCCTATTGTAGCAGGAACGGCTACAATAGAAGAAGGGTGTACGGTGAAAGAATAGAAAAACGAACCATGGCCATCCGATGGAAGATGACCGGTACAGATTGAGTTGGAGGGTTGTAAGTGTACAACTTCAAAACCCCCTACTAATAGTTACATATGGAAGATAATTTTTGCAATAACCACCCCCAAATTTCTGATTTCTGATATATCAATCATACTGTCACTCATAAATAAGACAATTTCTCAGATCTGTACCCGTCCACAAAAAATTGCACATGTACTGTACAAAACTTGATATATATTTGATTACATTAGTAGCTTCTGCTACATCCGGAATCATGCAAGAAATCCAAAACATGTTGGTCACCAAAATGTATGAGCACATCATCACAAATATTTCAGACATGAGAAAATTAATCCATCCACTTCAAGTCATAACTAAACATACATTTTAAATTGCACGATCCCAGAACAGAAAAGACACACACATATGAAGTGTTACATAGCATGAGAGGACCCTTTTTGGTACATCACAGACAACACTACGTATGACGGACTAATAAAGTAAGCACTGCTGTCCGCTGAACAAGCTTGCCGTTAGAATTTGCATCAAGTTTTGCTCTGTTGATGGTACACAATAGAAAAGCTACAGCCTTTTGTGTCCAGTACTAGTGCCTCTTGTTTATCGATCTTCTTGTGCTGGGAGGCGTCATACCTAGCAAACGAGATTCAGTTAGCACAGGTCCATGCAAGTGTCATGCATTTGTACTTAATTTTTTTACTCATCATTATCTAATGAAATGAATATGCatcagccgccgccgcagcctatCTCCAGCGCCCTTCTCCCCCTCCGCCGCTGACGATGGTcggcgccgggcaaagcccgtgcgtgcgacggcggcggcggagggtctctcctccctctcccggatccgcggcggcgcgggcgtccTGATCCGTGGGGTGCGGCCCTCCCGACGGTGTGGCGAATTCCGGAGGCGGCGGGCTCGCGGCGGTGCACGGGCGCCCAGATCCATGGGTGTGGGATTCCAGGCAGCGTGCGGGCTCCCGGCGACGGTGGGATCGGTTGACGGCGGGCTTGGGCGATGGCGTATGCCGCGCGGTGCCGGATCTCGTCGCTCGTGGCGGATCTCCCACTCCGGCCATCGTGGAGGAACCTGGACCTGGGGCAGCGGCCCCGTTAGGCATGGAGATGGCGCCCTCGGCTGGCGACGTTCGCGGGGGGTGGATGGTCGGCGTCTTGACCGCGTGGGCGGTGAGTTGTCGGTGGATCTCTTCCGTGCTGCAGGCTCTTTCCCGCTGCACTTGGTGGCTTACGATCGCGGTCGTCGGTTTCCGCCATGAGCGCGAACCCAAATTTTATACCATGTAAGTCAAAAAAGTAAATGTCCTCTACACTGTAAAGAGACTTGTGCCTGGAGTTCAGCCGGCTCCGCGATGGTGGTGTAGAGCGCGTCGTCGGCCACCGCCATGAGCTCCCGCGCCACTGAGACGCCGACCTTGCGGAGTGGCCACCATGGGGATTTGGGTTCGCGCTGCTGCGTTCTTAGGAAGAAGAAGTCCCAGACATGCTCCTGCAAGACGAATAGAAGCAAGGGAATTTTATGCAAAGAACCTAGTACCTGTACGCTCAGATCCGTCCACTAGAATCTGGACCATTCATCCTGATCAGAAGGCCTAGacatgtttttttttctatttttgcacctGTGGACCTTCTTCTATTATAGTCGCTCCCGGTAGGAGAAAATATGTAATGCAAGTTtttattataagcacgtatgactatatacggaatatatgcctacattacattgataaattagggctattgtgtatcgctctaggttgtgactgttatatgatgaatatcatccaacacaaatagccaccactgatccaatgcctacgcttttctCATATTGGTTCTTACTAAGTTATTTTCGtagctgctactattacaatcactacaaactgCTACTTTTACTGTTCCTGTTACTATtgttactgtgctactaaacactttgctgcagaaatATAATTtttcaggtatggttgaattgacaactcaactgctaaggctcataaatattttttgcctccccttgtgtcgaatcaataaatttgggtgaaatactaccctcgaagactgtcgcgatcccctatacttgtgggtcatcagtgctgGTCCCCAAGCGCGCAAGGGATACACCACCAAGACTGCACGTGGACGTGGAGGAATATGTCCCGGAGGCCTCTTATATgcttccatctccatctccatcaatGACGATAAAGTGCCTCCTTCTGGCATGTCAAATGGATTGTTGCTGGAGAGGTCTTCCCTCGGCTCTTTGGCACCGCAGAACGTGAATAGGATGGTGCATAACGAGATGCGTGATAACAACCGGATTCACTCAATGGTGTGATTAAATAGACCTAAGCAATTGTGGGAGTTCATTGACTTTGGCCTCTAGCATCGGTTCGGTGGCTCTTAACCCCCAACAACGACGGATACCACCACCTGGCTTTGGAACATCCTTGGGCATCACTACTCTAGCTCTGCCTATCTGAAACAATTCATAGGTTCTCATCCCAAGTTCTCGAGGGAGAAAATTTGGAAAGCCCATGCACTTGCAGGGCCAAATGCAAATAATTCTCTTGGTTTGTCCACCACAACAAGATTCTTGCCATAGATCAGCTGGCACAACGGGGTTGGCCGCACAACCCTATTTGCTAGCTTTGCCTAAGGGCCCTTGAGACTACTCTTCACATATGCAAGAACCGCCCCTACAGCACAACGGTTCACAACCCAGTGCTATATTGGGTTAATGACAAGTTCTCGGGTTCAACATTCACCTACCCTACAATTGATGTGTGGTGGGATGACATTTTGCGCATCGACAATAACCACAAGTGAAGGCTTAGTGGGTTCGTTATCTACGTCATGTGGAATGCTTGTAATTAAAAGAGAGGAATCATCGAATATTCAATGACACAAAATTAACATAGATCAAGGTGGCGTACCTGACAATTAGGATATCATGCAAAGGGACATGGCCTTTTGGGCAAGAGTTGACACCCACCACGAAGTGTTGCCAACATGTTTAGCCGGTGACTGGATGGGCTTCCACGCAAGTTTTGCGTGTTTATGGTCTTCTCTATGAAGACATGAACACTGATCGATGTTTGTGGTGGTGTACATGGGGCTGTACTAGGCAACAAAGTTTTTTTTTATCTCACATGGGTGGCGGCCCCGTCTTTGGATAGGCCTCCCACCCTCTATACATTAGGCTTAGTTTTGGTCTGCCATGACTTTGCTTGGGGCATGTTTATGAGAATGTGTGCGTTTGAGTTTAACTGTacgcatcttagttatgcagaagTCATATTGAACGTATTATGCGTTTCACACTCTTGATGCtatattttgagttaataaaatctgctctttatttaaaaaaacgcaatCATGAGTAGTTAGAATAAGAAGATTATTAAGAGTTCCTTCGTGTCCACGTTTTAAAACACGTCCACTTTGTAAATATTCTATTTCTTCTTAATGAAAAGGAAACACTGCGGCCAGTTGCTCGAAAGAAATATGTTATGCAGAAGTATAAATACCTAGCTTTTGTTAATTTTCTTGTATACACTCTCCGTTGATTAACATGTTTAGTTATTCTGGACCAGGACTACCATTCCAAACTGAAACTCTTTACTTAACTCCTAGTACTACTGTGTTACTCCTATCATCCCATGGCTTCTCAACGCAAATGATGGAATTGATTTTTCTCTCTCTCCAAGTTTTCTCCTTTTGGTAGCATCCCACTATTGACAGTTGATTAATCCTACTCTGGATAtttgatcaataatttctacagtATCAGATCTCGTCTTTGTACTGTAGTTTCTTGCTGCCAATTCGATTGCCGCGGTCCATCTTTCATGCGTTGGGGAAGGATGGATTCTATGGGCATCACAGGAGTTTTGGGTTGTTGATACCAAGTATACCTGGCCATGGGTTACCCGGCCCGGTCGGCCCGAGCcgacccggcccgaaaaagcctGACCCAGCCCGACCCAATGTTGCCCACTGGCCGAGCCTGGGCCTGAGTTTTGATCCCGAAGCACACGTCGGGCTGGGCCTGGGCTTGGCATTTTTGCATTTTAAGAAAGGGGCCCGGCGGGCTTTATCActttcgggccgggcttgggccaaAAAACTAGGCCCGacggccgggccgggctcgggcctaggtttTCTGCCTCGGGCTTTGgtaggcccggcccggcccggcagaTGGCCAGGTATAGTACCAAGTGACTTGGTTTCAAGTTCAACTGGAATCGACATTATGCCGCAGAAGCAAAATCCATCTCCAATGGAGCATTTTCCATGGTTGTGATGTTATCTTTGGTTTTATCATAAAGCGGATCCAAAGATTTTTCTTTGAAAGCAGCAAGTCTGGCAACAGTGTGACTATTGCTCATGTAAGTAGGAATCAGAATGCCGTTAGCCACACCCTTGCTACTTTCGAACGATCGGAGGGCCGAACTGCAATTTGGTTGCGCTCTGCAGACGTTCCTCTACTATGCAGAAACAAACATTCCAACAGTTGAGCAATGAAATCCTTTTAACCCcggaaaaaaagacaacaaaaaaaaCAAAGCCAAACTTAGGTGCGCCCGGGAAGTTTGAGACGAGAGTCGGATGCATGAGAGACAATACCATGCCTACTGTGACTTTTAACATCCTAGAATTATTATTGACAATGATAAATCACGTGGATCTAAAATATCCCCCAAACTTGACTTCCTTGAGCGGTGGATAAAGGAAGAAGTGACGTGTTTACAATGTATACAGTACATAGCGAGTACGATTTCTGATTAGACACGTAGCATTCAACTTTTTGATCTGGCTTTCTGTTGTTGGTAGGGCATCTCCGTCCCCTAAAACGTATGCACATTATCTGTCTGTGGACACGTGAATACGGATATGAAAGCTAGCCATCCAACCGCATTCTCTAAGTCTAGCTTCCTTTATTTCAAAGGCATAATAATATAAGCAAATTAAAGTGCAATGTACTTTATGCCCAATCATAAACCAAAAGGAGGCGGATGTGCAGAGTTCTTACATGCGTCGGATCACAAAAGTTTCAATCCGATAATCCAAGAAAAAAAACATTTTGCACTCCCAGACCAATTGTCCGTGCCTCCTCGTTCACTCTGTCGCCGGCTTCTCCCATTAGCCGCCACCTTCTTGGACGCCCCCCATCTCTGTTGTCAAGCGTTTCAACATCCTAACACAGACGGCTTGCACGATCATCGCCGCATCGGGATCCAATTCGTCCATCTTCATGACAACATTTTGGTATCCTCCAAAGCGGCCGCGAGCTCAACCCTCCTCTATTCGAGCTTGGTCTTCTTCTCTTCGAGGTTGATCTTTTTCTCAGCCGCCGCCATCAAGATGTTAAAACTCTCCGCCTTCTTTCCTTCAAGCCATAGCGCTTGAAACATCCCTCCTCCTTCGCCAAGGTGTCCTTGAACCCCTCCGTCATATTGGCCGCCGTTCcttctcgcttctccttctcctcctccaacTTCTTTCGCCGGAACCTCTTTCTAACCTTCTTGGGTGGCTCTTTTGTTGAGTCAGTTGGATCATCCGCTTCGTCTTCATTGGCGATGACGACGGTCTTGATGGAATGGACAATGGATAATTGTCACTTGGGCTGCCTATTCAACTTCAACAAACAATGCATGAGGACAAAGCTCTTCTTATCCACCTTCAAATACAATGTGCACGCACGAGAGGGCTAGCAAAAAAAAACATTGTCAACAAAGTGCATATCTGGTCAAATGACCAACACATAGAGCATATTCGGCCAACTAGTTGCATATCCGACCAAATGACCAACACATATAACAACTTATTTTCTCGGCGATTTGCGCACCACTTGGCCACCGACCGATTAGTTGTTTGTAGTGGCCCTACTACTTGCTCACGGACTCTTGGATGATGTACCATTGATGGTTGAGCGACCTTGTCCCACGATTTCAGACGACTTCCGTGCGTCAGGGCTCGAAATTAAATTGTTGTGCTTATGGAACCAAGAATGAAtattggaccaaaatgttacgccCTTTTGCTCCATGTCATGGTTCAGATCAATGCTAGTGGCCAATCACACATATCACAACAATTTGTCCTCCCTCATGTTGAAACTTTCTCCTCTACTCATCTGCTTGGATCGGCCAGCAAATCCTCTGGATCGAGGCCCGTCTCGTCGGCGGACGTGTCCTACTCCGGCTGTTGGTTGTATGTGCCCGACTTCCTGGTGTACGAGTCTGGCTGCTGGGTGTACACCTCCAGCTGGGAGTCATCACTTGTGTGTCATCGaagccacctccgcctccgccgtgAATCATCTCCCCTATTGCGTCATCAGATGTTGTCGCGCCTGGTTGAGACAAACCGCCGAATAGAGATCAACCACCCAGCTGATCCGCTCCTGGTGTCCGTAACCGGACAAGCTATAGCGATGATGAGTCAACGAAATGGAGCGGCGCCGCGTCGAGCTCGACGGAATACGACACATACCCGACGACGGAGGTCGGGTCTGCTGCGGACGACCGAGCTACTTGGAGGCGTGGAAGTAGGGCGTGTGTGTGTGGATGGCGTTGGTGGCGCCTCCCGTCCACGCCTGACGTGTTTATTTTTGCTGGCTGCTGCCTCCTCTTGCTCCTTTCATTTCCTTTTGAGACGGCGGGCTTGCCATGTCACCGAGTTAATCTTGCGGGCGGTCACCTTTTGTTGATGCTTCGCCTTTGGCATCTCTTCTTATGGGTCCATGCGGCAGCAAAAGGCCAAAAGTGCGGGAATTGGCGTGGAGGACGACGTCGATCGAAACGGGGAGGGTGAAGAAAGCGCGGTTTTTGGCGCAGAAACAGTGCAAACCGCTCCAAATGTGCGGGCTCCACCTCGGTTTTGGGTGGGCCAGGGACATTATAGTCCAGCGTGGCGGAGGTCCGGAAAGTCCCCTTGGTTTGCTTCCGGTTTGTGGAAAAATGGATGCGTCCGTGGGCAAATATAAAATTATAGGTCCACGTTGAATGACAAAGTATGCCTATACAATTTGATCCACGTGTTTATGGGTTATTTGAAGATTCACG
This region of Triticum aestivum cultivar Chinese Spring chromosome 2D, IWGSC CS RefSeq v2.1, whole genome shotgun sequence genomic DNA includes:
- the LOC123054823 gene encoding uncharacterized protein, coding for MVTRWSQKSPGLKILWIWTLGTAAIMITNVVRTRVNDMQMILREEDEAAGSGGGGGGTGGGSSGERVMRDDELN